One Archocentrus centrarchus isolate MPI-CPG fArcCen1 chromosome 10, fArcCen1, whole genome shotgun sequence genomic region harbors:
- the tlx3a gene encoding T-cell leukemia homeobox protein 3 gives MEQPPSAPSPPPKPAHHEPISFGIDQILGAGTEPESARTAGRQSGSDLSSGDGYYSLGSPTGASAPSYTALSISLSGVMPPVEASGSYGESRSLGSRGVIRVPAHRPVTAPGPPAPVQSAVPGFGGLCFPWIGNRFAKDRISAALVPFAVTRRIGHPYQNRTPPKRKKPRTSFSRVQICELEKRFHRQKYLASAERAALAKSLKMTDAQVKTWFQNRRTKWRRQTAEEREAERQQANRLILQLQQSALQKSLSESAVSDPLCAHNSSLYALQNLQPWAEDRE, from the exons ATGGAGCAACCACCCAGCGCGCCGAGCCCTCCTCCAAAACCGGCCCATCACGAGCCCATAAGCTTCGGCATCGACCAGATTCTGGGAGCCGGTACAGAGCCAGAGAGCGCACGCACGGCAGGAAGACAGAGTGGATCAGATTTAAGCAGCGGGGACGGTTATTACAGTTTGGGAAGCCCGACTGGGGCCAGCGCACCCTCGTACACCGCGCTCTCTATCTCCCTCTCCGGTGTAATGCCTCCGGTGGAAGCTTCAGGTTCATACGGAGAGAGCAGGAGTCTGGGCAGCCGGGGAGTCATTCGAGTCCCAGCCCACAGACCCGTGACAGCCCCGGGACCCCCAGCCCCTGTGCAGAGCGCTGTTCCCGGTTTTGGGGGGCTGTGCTTCCCTTGGATAGGGAACCGGTTTGCCAAGGACAGAATATCAG CGGCTCTGGTGCCATTCGCCGTTACGCGGAGAATAGGGCACCCGTACCAGAACCGGACACCTCCTAAACGGAAAAAGCCCCGCACCTCCTTTTCAAGAGTTCAGATATGTGAGCTGGAGAAACGCTTCCACCGACAGAAGTACCTGGCCAGCGCCGAGCGGGCAGCTTTGGCAAAGAGTCTCAAGATGACAGACGCACAAGTCAAAACCTGGTTTCAGAACCGCAGGACCAAGTGGAG gagacaGACAGCCGAGGAGAGGGAGGCGGAGCGTCAGCAGGCCAATCGCCTcatcctgcagctgcagcagtccgCCCTCCAGAAGTCCCTCAGCGAATCAGCGGTGTCAGATCCGCTGTGCGCCCATAACTCCTCCCTGTATGCTCTGCAGAACCTTCAACCCTGGGCCGAGGACAGGGAGTAG
- the hrh2a gene encoding histamine receptor H2a translates to MLSKVMLGFILTLLILMTVGGNVLVCLAVCASRRLRCLTNCFIVSLAVTDLLLGLLVLPFSALLQLNDEWPLGAVFCNFYISMDVMLCTASILTLLAISVDRYLAVTMPLRYTSLVLPWRVAVAMVSVWTVSLAVSFLPIQMGWNTVNGTVQNHGPWASEGKCRFELNRPYVLTDSLLTFYLPLVTMCWTYLKILRIARAQAKRIISARPTCITSYNSRSNSSSTTTVVSSITAVALREHKATVTLAGVIGAFVVCWLPYFILFTVLGLKEHPDPSTVPEYSIVLWLGYANSALNPILYGALNRDFRSAYTHLLRCRCPKYSGWRSQQPSPFATSARDQLTEVTLLCGHTPATCRAGLTDQNVMLQEMNSRTATTSIQFANGTATTDVSGDESQPRLC, encoded by the exons ATGTTGTCAAAAGTAATGCTGGGCTTTATCTTGACCCTTCTCATCCTCATGACTGTCGGTGGTAATGTGCTGGTGTGCCTGGCTGTCTGCGCCTCTCGACGCCTCCGCTGCCTCACTAACTGTTTCATTGTGTCGCTGGCTGTGACAGACCTGCTGCTCGGCCTCTTGGTCCTCCCTTTCTCTGCTCTCCTACAGCTCAATGATGAGTGGCCACTTGGCGCTGTCTTCTGCAACTTCTACATCTCCATGGATGTTATGTTATGTACTGCCTCCATTCTCACCCTCCTGGCCATCAGTGTTGATCGCTACCTGGCAGTGACCATGCCTCTGAGATACACATCTCTGGTGTTGCCGTGGAGAGTTGCTGTAGCCATGGTGAGTGTCTGGACAGTGTCTTTGGCCGTCTCTTTCTTGCCCATCCAAATGGGATGGAACACAGTTAATGGGACAGTGCAAAACCATGGGCCTTGGGCTTCAGAGGGGAAATGTCGTTTTGAGCTGAACAGACCATATGTACTTACTGACTCTCTTCTCACCTTCTACCTGCCTCTGGTGACTATGTGCTGGACCTACCTCAAAATACTTCGCATTGCACGGGCACAGGCCAAGCGCATTATCAGTGCCCGACCCACTTGCATCACCAGTTACAACAGCAGGAGCAATTCTTCCTCCACAACTACTGTGGTTTCCAGCATTACAGCAGTGGCACTGCGAGAGCACAAAGCCACAGTGACACTGGCAGGAGTGATAGGGGCTTTTGTGGTGTGTTGGTTACCTTATTTCATCCTATTCACAGTGCTGGGCCTAAAGGAGCATCCAGACCCTAGCACAGTGCCAGAATATTCAATTGTGCTGTGGCTGGGCTATGCCAACTCAGCCCTAAACCCAATCCTCTATGGAGCCCTCAACAGGGACTTCAGGTCAGCTTACACCCATCTACTGAGATGCCGATGTCCTAAGTACAGCGGGTGGAGGAGCCAGCAGCCATCCCCCTTTGCAACATCAG CCAGAGACCAGCTTACAGAGGTAACGCTGTTGTGTGGCCACACCCCTGCCACCTGCAGGGCAGGTCTAACAGATCAAAACGTCATGCTTCAAGAAATGAACAGCAGGACAGCCACAACATCTATCCAATTTGCAAATGGCACTGCTACCACAGATGTCAGTGGTGATGAAAG TCAGCCCAGGTTGTGCTGA